From a region of the Daphnia pulicaria isolate SC F1-1A chromosome 1, SC_F0-13Bv2, whole genome shotgun sequence genome:
- the LOC124343199 gene encoding protocadherin-16-like, producing the protein MTVSDSDTGVHSQFGLELIPLRNADNIFEVHPMSATGRTPVLIKVTGADKLDYENPDRREMVVQVIARGGGRRLSSTATLTILLVDVNDNIPIFDESSYSFNVVENSAPGSLISRLSATDADSGVFGQLRYELRGFGAERFSVNSSTGDLKVGVCGLSTCLDYEDQDIFTLTYTVIDGGGKATSVPLTIKIDDVNDNPSVFEQNQCRRLIQNRALDFDPQLVVKATDKDSIRKGHSPPIQDGRISYSIVAGNTADNLFNIGRDSGILDVTRPINATELGEVRFVLIVRATDSGTPPQHADTVVTITVGAVDGNDPPIFQQNQYHVNVVERATPDSFVIQLNATDPDGPSDNLRYRVVGGTAVDWFTIDEVSGIVRVARGGALQWDQEAPLLTLAVAAVDQGQPLAQSATATITIQVEDINHKSPNFDKQLFIHHVAEVTPVGTRVLALGASDPDTSSQLRFRLTEPFQIRNKEGYLRDEVESEYFSISESTGILTLTKPLDHENAAVVMFRAEVTGMNANAEYPNQTDFAEVAIYVQAHTDNGYSHRRGLQLTRLSERKWLKNKIRALSFSLFKKKHMILSLVFLYLILSLWARWKWFSHREKKNYSSIHEVPFKIQIIHLGSFSTSLIYRFPIFFFPETMRKWTKNIIFSHGIFKV; encoded by the exons ATGACCGTTTCGGATTCGGACACTGGCGTACATAGTCAATTTGGGTTAGAGTTGATCCCATTGCGAAATGCCGACAATATCTTTGAGGTTCACCCGATGTCTGCCACAGGCCGGACACCTGTTCTTATCAAAGTTACCGGAGCTGATAAGCTCGACTATGAGAACCCTGACCGGCGGGAAATGGTTGTACAAGTCATAGCTAGAGGTGGAGGCAGACGTCTCTCATCTACTGCCACACTGACCATCCTGTTAGTCGATGTTAACGACAACATCCCGATCTTCGATGAGTCTTCCTATAGTTTCAAT GTGGTTGAGAATTCCGCACCTGGCTCGTTAATTTCAAGGCTGAGTGCTACGGATGCCGACAGCGGTGTGTTCGGACAATTACGCTACGAGTTACGTGGCTTTGGAGCTGAGCGCTTTTCTGTTAACTCGTCTACCGGTGACCTAAAAGTTGGAGTATGCGGACTTTCGACTTGTTTAGATTATGAGGATCAGGACATTTTTACTTTGACCTATACTGTCATTGACGGAGGGG GGAAAGCAACATCAGTGCCGCTTACCATTAAAATTGATGACGTTAACGACAATCCGTCCGTTTTCGAGCAAAATCAATGCAGGCGACTCATCCAAAATAGAGCTCTTGACTTCGATCCACAATTAGTGGTTAAG gcTACAGATAAGGATAGTATTCGGAAAGGTCATTCACCGCCAATTCAAGATGGCAGGATTTCCTACTCCATTGTGGCAGGCAACACTGCAGACAACTTATTCAATATTGGGCGCGACAGTGGCATTCTTGATGTTACTCGTCCTATCAATGCCACTGAATTGGGCGAGGTTAGATTTGTGCTCATAGTGCGAGCGACCGATTCCGGCACACCACCCCAGCATGCTGATACCGTGGTGACAATTACGGTGGGGGCTGTCGATGGAAACGATCCCCCCATTTTCCAACAGAACCAGTATCACGTCAACGTTGTCGAGCGGGCAACGCCAGATTCATTTGTTATTCAGCTAAATGCTACTGATCCGGATGGACCTTCAGATAATTTGCGCTATCGCGTCGTCGGAGGCACAGCCGTCGATTGGTTCACCATTGATGAAGTGTCAGGAATCGTTCGGGTTGCAAGAGGTGGCGCTCTCCAATGGGATCAAGAAGCTCCTCTTCTTACTCTGGCAGTAGCTGCAGTTGACCAGGGCCAGCCACTTGCTCAATCAGCTACCGCAACAATCACCATACAG gTGGAAGACATCAACCATAAATCACCAAATTTTGATAAACAACTTTTTATCCATCACGTAGCCGAGGTTACACCTGTTGGAACTCGG GTTCTGGCTTTAGGTGCCAGTGATCCCGACACTAGCTCACAATTAAGATTTCGATTAACTGAGCCATTTCagataagaaataaagaaggcTATTTGCGCGACGAAGTTGAAAGCGAGTACTTCTC AATTTCCGAATCAACCGGTATCTTAACCCTTACGAAGCCGCTCGACCACGAGAATGCTGCTGTTGTTATGTTCCGAGCGGAAGTTACAGGCATGAATGCTAATGCAGAATATCCCAATCAAACGGATTTCG CTGAGGTTGCAATTTATGTTCAAGCGCATACTGATAACGGATATTCTCACCGCCGTGGTCTCCAGCTCACCCGATTATCAGAGCGGAAGTGGTTGAAGAACAAGATCCGGGCATTATCTTTCTCACTCTTCAAGAAGAA GCACATGATCCTGTCACTGGTCTTCTTATATCTCATTTTGAGCTTGTGGGCACGATGGAAATGGTTCTCgcatagagagaaaaaaaactattcttcGATCCATGAAGTgcctttcaaaattcaaattatacaTCTCGGTAGCTTCAGTACGTCACTTATATATAGATtcccaatcttcttctttccggaAACAATGCGGAAGTggacaaaaaatattatttttagtcaCGGCATCTTTAAAGTTTAA
- the LOC124325989 gene encoding zinc finger protein 2-like, whose translation MYQQQPDVVQGLLSPGLSSSAAAAMALATRNSCKTLKCPKCNWHYKYQETLEIHMKEKHPESETSCLYCLTGQPHPRLARGETYTCGYKPYRCEVCNYSTTTKGNLSIHMQSDKHLNNAQELHHSSNGQQQQQPGGGGGGGGNGLGNNSAHNTSAESLTSPSKTSSSSSLLHHQSPNMTSSVNNPAVANSLTNSPATSSSVSSSQLAKLAAPANKPTFRCDVCNYQTNVGRNLRIHMTS comes from the coding sequence atgtaCCAGCAACAGCCGGACGTGGTCCAGGGACTGCTGAGCCCCGGACTGAGCAGTTCGGCGGCGGCCGCCATGGCCCTGGCCACCCGCAATTCCTGCAAGACGCTGAAATGCCCAAAGTGCAACTGGCACTACAAGTACCAGGAGACGCTGGAAATTCACATGAAGGAGAAGCATCCGGAGAGCGAGACGTCGTGTCTCTACTGTCTGACTGGCCAGCCTCATCCGCGGCTGGCCCGCGGCGAAACGTACACGTGCGGATACAAGCCGTACCGCTGCGAGGTCTGCAACTATTCGACGACGACCAAAGGCAACCTGAGCATCCACATGCAGTCGGACAAGCACTTGAACAACGCCCAGGAATTGCATCACAGCAGCaacgggcagcagcagcagcagccgggcggaggcggtggcggcggaggCAACGGACTGGGCAACAATAGCGCCCACAATACCAGCGCCGAATCGCTGACGTCGCCGTCTAAAACGAGTTCCAGCTCGTCGCTGCTCCATCACCAGAGCCCCAACATGACGAGCTCCGTCAACAATCCGGCGGTGGCCAACAGTTTGACAAACAGTCCGGCCACTTCGTCGTCAGTGTCGTCGAGCCAATTGGCCAAACTGGCGGCGCCGGCCAACAAGCCGACGTTCCGGTGCGACGTGTGCAACTACCAGACGAACGTCGGCCGGAATTTGCGGATCCACATGACGAGC
- the LOC124343437 gene encoding zinc finger homeobox protein 4-like has product MAYQQALFIQMMTGGQLPGQAGQLVGDPQSPWASGGAAGGGGQSGIPGAGPLADPGLNPETMEPLPEPMEANPSHVFQCLVCSVFCGDMAKVVAQHVAADRSRQREHEALLLIGGHYLCRLCAYKTTLKANFQLHCKTDKHLQRLQHATHIQEGGARNDWKLQYVTSTTNPVQLRCNVCTVYYTNSVHKLQVHAASPRHQLAVELFRFVSDEAAALGRSASGVQYQCRLCQCDCPSKTALLQHARSLRHCQLEQLAELQRRSTAGPKEPMLGPLELRDLFAVVSSGSDSDDEGAAAPPQVNPGNGPQKVKTTGRTGKSYSDNCDNNNESSPTTTTAAR; this is encoded by the exons ATGGCCTATCAGCAGGCTCTTTTCATCCAGATGATGACGGGCGGTCAACTTCCTGGGCAAGCCGGACAGTTGGTAGGAGATCCTCAATCACCCTGGGCATCCGGCGGAGCCGCCGGTGGAGGAGGGCAATCGGGGATTCCGGGGGCCGGCCCGCTGGCCGATCCCGGTCTCAATCCCGAGACGATGGAGCCGTTGCCCGAGCCGATGGAAGCCAATCCGTCGCACGTGTTCCAGTGTCTGGTGTGCAGCGTGTTTTGCGGCGACATGGCCAAAGTGGTTGCCCAGCACGTCGCGGCCGATCGATCGCGTCAGCGCGAGCACGAGGCCCTGCTCCTCATTGGCGGCCATTACCTGTGTCGATTGTGCGCCTACAAGACGACGCTCAAAGCTAATTTCCAGCTGCACTGCAAGACGGACAAGCATTTGCAGCGGCTCCAGCACGCCACCCACATCCAGGAGGGCGGAGCCCGCAACGACTGGAAATTGCAGTACGTGACGAGCACGACCAATCCGGTCCAGCTGCGCTGCAACGTCTGCACTGtgtactacaccaacagcgtccACAAGCTCCAGGTGCACGCGGCCAGTCCCCGCCATCAGCTGGCCGTCGAGCTCTTCCGCTTCGTCTCGGATGAGGCGGCGGCTCTGGGCCGCTCCGCCAGCGGAGTCCAGTACCAGTGCCGACTCTGCCAGTGCGACTGCCCCAGCAAGACGGCCCTTCTCCAGCACGCCCGCTCGCTGCGCCACTGCCAATTGGAACAGTTGGCCGAGCTTCAGCGGCGCAGCACGGCCGGTCCCAAGGAGCCGATGCTGGGACCGCTGGAACTGCGCGACCTTTTCGCCGTCGTCTCTTCCGGCAGCGATTCGGACGACGAAGGAGCGGCGGCACCACCACAAGTCAATCCAGGCAATGGGCCACAG AAGGTGAAAACTACTGGCCGAACCGGGAAGAGCTACTCCGACAACt
- the LOC124343829 gene encoding dynein heavy chain, cytoplasmic-like, translating to MDTDAVELGGQPQIRTIIHEICVTNQTMYLHPPLPEARTKIYDLMFDWQAIVTSLTRIQSTGYQVALDRPTPQTYRNLLTNMPDGPEVLAAASAACTAIEGRMKEVKVYVDDS from the exons ATG GACACCGATGCAGTGGAACTTGGCGGCCAGCCCCAGATCCGCACAATTATTCATGAAATTTGCGTTACTAACCAGACGAT gtaTCTGCATCCGCCACTGCCTGAAGCTCGTACCAAGATCTATGATCTGATGTTTGATTGGCAAGCCATTGTCACGTCTTTGACTCGTATCCAGAGTACCGGTTATCAAGTTGCGCTAGATCGGCCTACTCCACAAACCTATCGAAATCTACTCACAAACATGCCAGATGGCCCGGAAGTCCTGGCTGCCGCGAGTGCCGCCTGTACTGCCATTGAGGGAAGAATGAAGGAGGTGAAAGTCTACGTCGACGACTCTTAA